Part of the Paenibacillus sp. JNUCC32 genome is shown below.
TTCTTCTGTCCAGAGGCCTTTGGCTTCCAGGTACTTCGCAAGACGCGCGATCGGATCCTTCTCGTTCCACTCGCCCTCTTCTTCCTTCGTACGATATTTCGTAGCGTCGTCAGACAAGGAATGCGGACGGAAACGGTATGTCACGGCTTCGATCAGCGTTGCGCCTTCACCGTTGCGGCCGCGCTCTGCAGCATCCTGAACCGCTTTGATCACCGCGAGAACGTCCATGCCGTCAACTTTAACGCCTTTGATGCCGGCTGCTACAGCTTTGTGCGCGATAGACAATGCTGCTGTCTGCTTGGAGAACGGAGTCGTGATTGCATAGCCGTTGTTTTGCACGAAGAAGATGACCGGCAGTTTGTACACGCCTGCATAGTTCAGGCCTTCGTAGAAGTCGCCCTCGGAAGAGCCGCCGTCACCGGTATACGTAATAACCACTTGTTTTTGCTTCTTCAATTTGTAGCCCATCGCGATACCCATGGCATGCAGGATTTGCGCGCCGATGATGATCTGAGGCATCAATACGTTAACGCCTTCGGGAATTTGTCCGCCATGCTGATGTCCGCGGGAATAAAGGAATGCTTGGTAGAGCGGAAGTCCATGCCATACGATTTGCGGCATATCGCGGTAGCCCGGGCAGATAAAGTCGTCTTTCTCAAGCGCGAACTCACTGCCTACCATCGTAGCTTCTTGACCGGATACAGGAGCGTAGAAACCGAGACGTCCTTGACGGCCGAGGTTTACGGCGCGGTCGTCCCAAGTACGGGTAAATACCATACGGTACATAATTTCTTTCAGTTGATCGTCCGACAATTCAGGCAGAAGATCTTTGTTTACGATTTTGCCATCCGGGGAAAGTACAGATAGAGTACCTACTTCCTCGGTATATACTTCATAAGGAACCTTGGTCATTTTTTTCACCTCAATAAATATTTGAATATCAAGTTCCGCTGTTATAGAATTATTATACACCTGTTTCACTCCATTCGTCAAAGAAATACGGGATAAAATTTCATATTCTTTCACGTTTGTATGTATAACAGTTGACGAATAATACTATAACAGTATGACAAACATCATAGAACAGCAGACAACTTCAACATGTCAGGGTAATTTTAACTTATTGTTTACCGCATTTCAAAAACTAACCCGAAAAAGGTGACGAATGATGACGAATGAACGTTTATTGAAGCGAACCATCGTAAAAGAAGTGATTGACAGCAAGTTTTTGCAGGAGACTCGAACGCTGCGCATCTATCTTCCTCCCGGATACAATGAAATCCTCAGCTATCCCGTCGTTTACTGTCAGGACGGAGAGGAATTTTTCAACTTCGGCCGCATCGCGACCTGGGCCAACCAGCTCATCCTCGAAGAAGGCGTGGAGCCGTTCATCATTGTGGGCGTGGAAGTGAACACCAAGGTACGAACCGAGGAGTACGCGCCGTTCGGCAACCGCTTCGATGCTTACCTGTCCTGCTTCGCCGAAGAGATTATTCCCTTCGTGGAGCAAAAATATCCCGTGCGCAAAGAGCCTGCGGAAAGAGTGCTTGCCGGCGACTCCCTCGGGGGAAGCGTCTCCGTGCATTTGGCCTTGCGTTATCCGCATCTTTTCACAAGAATCATCAGCTTGTCCGGGGCCTACTATGAGAAGACCCAGAACATGATTCAGGAAGAGCGTGATTTGTCCTGGCTCAACATTTACATGATTGTAGGCTTGCAAGAAGACAACTACGCAACCGATACAGGTGTCTATAACTTCGTCGAATTAAATCGCTCAACAAAGGCTTTGCTGGAAGAACGGGGTGCTACCGTATCATATCTTGAAAAAGAAGGTCGTCACCTTTGGGGATTTTGGCAAAAAGAGCTCCCTGCTGCCCTTATGTACTTCCTTGGTTAAATGTTTGAATCGGCAAAATCCATGGGCTATATAAATGACCTGTTACTGCAAAATGGTTTAACTGTCCCACTCGGGACTCCATGCGTTACGATTGAAATCCGTTGGCAAAAAGAATACCTGTGAGGCAAAGCTAGGACATGATCGTCTGCAGCTTCTGCCCCACTCCAAAAAAAGATGAACAACCGCGCATTTTTTATGGAATGTGCATTGTTCATCTTTTATGTTCAGCAGCCCGTTCTTCTTGGTATCGCTTTCAATGATGTTCTTCAAAAAAGCGGCTGATTCACCGCTTGTTCGAATCGATTATAGCTTTTCTTCCATGATTTTGTCCAGTAAGATGTCGCACCCCGCATCAATCAGCCGGTACACTTCGTCAAAGTTTCCGGTGAAATACGGATCGGGCACCTCGCGCAATTTTTCGTTCGGCAGCAAATCCATGAACTTCAAAATCTCAGCCTGATCGCCTCCAGCTAACTTGCGGATATTCGTTACATTCGAATCATCCATGCCGATAACGTAATCGAAACGTTCAAGGTCCTCGCTGACTACCTTGCGCGCGACCATTCCTTCATAACTGATTCGCCAGCTGTCGAGCAGCTTTCTCGTGCCTTCATGGGGAATGCTGCCGATATGCCAATCCCCGGTGCCGGCCGAATCCACGCTTATTTGATCCTGCAGCCCGCGCTGTACTATTTTATGCCGCAGCACCGCTTCCGCCATGGGCGAGCGGCAGATATTGCCCAAACATACAAACAAAACGGATACCATGGTCCTTCCACCTCCACGCTATGATGAATCGCAATCGAGAAATTTTATTTAATCTGTTCCATACCTTATTTTAACCGGATCTGACTTCTTTTCCGCTGGCTGCCGAAGACTGGGCTGCGTGCAGCGACCTTCTGGGCAATCTCCATTTATATAGAACGGACAGCATCCTGAAAACGATGACTATAACAAATAAGGTCAACAGCTGCCAGGTCTTGGTGGCGACCCCTAAGCCGATAGCGACACCTGCTGACATGGCCCAGACCGCGTAAATCTCGTCGCGCAGCACGAGCGGCTTCCGCCCGGCCAGCAAATCGCGGACCATTCCTCCGCCGCTGCCTGTCAGCACAGCCGCCACGATGACCGCGCTCAATGGATGATTCATTTGCGTAGCATATAATGCTCCTTGAATCGCGAAGGCGGATAACCCGATTGCATCAAACAAGGCCTCCGTTTTCTTCCAATGCTGAATCAAGCCGAGCGGCAGCACAAACGCCACGAAAACCGAAATCATCGCCAGCATGATTAAATCTCCCTGACCCCACAGGGTGGTAACCGGCACGCCGATCAGGACGTTTCTTATAATACCCCCGCCGAAGGCCGTGACCAATCCAAGCACCACAACCCCCAAAATATCGTATTCCTCTTCCATTGCCACAAAAGCTCCGGACATGGCAAACGCAATGGTGCCAATGATGCTGAATACGTCAAACACATGCATGTCCAAAATTCAGTTCCCCCGCTCCCCCGTCAATTTACATACTACATTGTAGCCGCGCCTATTAAAATTGTGCAAGCATGAAAACTGCACTATACTAGAATTCAATGACAATTCTCTCGAAAAAGGAGGAATATATAATGAAACACACTCGCGTCCTGATCTTCACAGGTGGGGAGTTGTCAACGGGATTCCTGAATGAGGTCCAAGAAGGGGATTTCATTATAGGAGCCGATCGCGGCGCTCTCTTCTTGATTGAACATGGAATCAAACCCGATCTGTCCGTCGGAGATTTCGATTCCATTTCGCCCGAGCAGATGGATCGTGTCCACTCCATGAGCGGAAAGGTCATCGATTGTGACCCGATCGATAAAAATTTGACCGACACCGAGCTTGCCTTCGAGCTGGCTATGGAACGCTCGCCCGAATCCATCATGATTCTGGGGGCTACGGGCACGCGCCTGGATCATACGCTGGCCAATATCCACATGCTCATACGCGGCCTTCAGCATCATATCCCGTGTTCCATATTAGATGAAAACAATTTTATTACCCTGACGGGCTCCAGCTGTCTCGTCGAGAACAAAGGGTTTACATATGTCTCCCTTCTGCCGCTCACCACGGAAGTTACCGGCATTTATCTCGAAGGTTTTCAGTATCCGCTCCAAGATGCCACATTGCGATTGGGGCAGTCGCTCGGGGTCAGCAACAGGCTGGCCGAGGAGAAAGGAACGGTTCGGATCGAAGGCGGTCTGCTGCTCATTATTCAAAGCAAGGATCGCTAATCATTACTATTTTGTCATCTTTTATCGCAAAATATTCAACCTCGTAATTCTTTTGAAAAATCCTTGTATATCAAGGGTTTTTTCTTGTTTAGAACTCGCGAATCAGCCGAAATTCTTAATTTTTTGTTACTTTTAATGATATTTTAATAATTCGCTTTCATTTCATGCGGCCCAAGGACTTCCGCCGATTATCCAGATTATGGCCGGTTTCAAATCTGATATACTCGGTTCATCGCAAAAAACAATAACTGCTTGGAGGTCATACAACATGAATCGACAGAATTGGATTAAGAAAGCCGTAGTCATCAGCTTGAGCGCAACTTTGGGCGTAGGCGCATTACTAACTGTTGCACCGCCGGCACCTGTAGAAGCAGCATCCGTAAGCACAGGAACTCGAGTCGTTAACTTCGGTAAACAATATATGGGAACACCTTATAAATTCGGAGCATCCACATCCACGACAAGAGTGTTTGATTGCTCTTCCTTCATGAAACATATCTTTAAAAAATACGGCGTGAACCTGCCGCGTACGTCCGCTGCCCAATCCAAGGTCGGCAAGGCCGTTTCGAAATCGAACCTGAGAGCCGGCGATCTGGTATTCTTCTCGAGCGGAAGCCGTGCGAATGGCAGAAACGTAACACACGTTGCCGTTTATATGGGCAACAACAAAATCTTGCACACTTACGGCAAGCCTGGCGTAACGATCTCCAGCCTGTCCGGCAACTGGAGCAAGACTTACCTGAAAGCTCGTCGCGTACTGTAGTCTTATTTTCCACTTATCATATCGAAGACCGTCTTTCCGCTCAGGGAAGGCGGTCTTTTTTGCTTGCATCGATTTCTTTCTGGGATAAAAGCTTATAACCGGCCCCCCGTATCGTACGAAGCAGTTTTTGCTTGCGCCCTCTATCGATCTTCTCTCTCAAATGGAGAATGTAGACATCGACCACGTTGGTACCCGTATGAAAATCATAATCCCATACCTGTTTTAAAATATCCTCACGCGTGCATACCTGCCCCTGCCTTCGAGCCAAAAACAACAGCAAATCGTATTCGCGATGAGTCAGTTCCACGGGCTCCTCTTCCCGAATTACATTGCGGCTCAAAGGATCGATCACCAGATCTCCGATTCGGATGATCTCCTCCTGTTCCGCGCGTCCTGTCTGAAAAAGCCTCAGCAAATTGGCAATTCGCGCCAACAGCTCCCTCTCATCTCTGTCATTCGGGATGTAGTCATGGGCTCCAGCTTCCAAAGCATGAATCGCTTCGTTAGAACCGTCGCTTCCGATGACAATGATCGGGAGCTGTTCCCCTCTGCCCGCCAGTCGCTCCACGAGATTGAATTGGTTCATACCCGGCAGTCTGCTGTCGATGAGCAGCAGGTCTGCGCCTGCGCGCTGCAGTGCGGCAACCACTTCCGAATAATTCGCAGCGTCTGTAACCTTATAACCCGCTTGTTCTAGTATCTCCGTTATCGTCTGGATCCGAGCTTGATTGTCTGCCGCGATCAAAATGACTTTGTCCACGGGTTCTCCCCCGCTTTCATCGCTTAATAATGTAAGTATGTCTGTTTCATCCTGCTTTCACTCCTGCAATGGATGAAGAACAACCAGAACGCATTTTCTTACAAAAATTCAAGCCTGATCCAAAAGATGCTGGGATCGCATACGATTTCCGTAGAATTGCATCTTATTTCGGTCGAGACGTTATTTTTATAATGGATATAAGATCAGGAAAGGGGGATATCTTTACCCGGTATAACTCATCAACATGATGAAGGAGGAAAAATAATATGCGCAACAAACTCGTGGGATGGCCTCTAGTCGTAATCATGCTGGTATCCATTGTATTCACGGCCGCCGGGCCTCCCGCTAAGGCTTCTGCAGCAGGCGGAATAAACCTATCCATCGGCAAAAACGTGACGGCTAGCGGCCAATCCCAAACCTACGGGCCGTCCAACGTAAACGATGGCAATCCAAATTCGTACTGGGAAAGCACCAACCATGCGTTCCCGCAATGGATACAAGTTGATCTCGGTACCGCCACCAGCATCAACGAATTCGTCCTAAAACTTCCTGCCAGCTGGGAGCCGCGGACTCAAACGCTGAGCGTACAAGGCAGCTTGAACGGCACGACATTCACAAATATCACGGGTCCGGCCGACTATGCATTCGACCCTGCCGAAGGAAACTCGGTGACCGTGAGTTTTGACGAAACGAGCACGAGATATGTTCGTTTAAGTGTAGCCAACAATACGACATGGCCGGCTGCGCAGCTGTCTGAATTTGAAATTTATGGACCATCGGTCTCCCCTCCGACGCCTCCAACGGGAAACAATGTCGCGAGCGGCAAACCGATTACCGCCTCCTCAAGCACTTTCACGTATGTAGCGGCCCATGCTAACGACAACAACGTCCAAACTTACTGGGAAGGCGGCAGCAACCCCAGTACGCTGACCCTGGATCTGGAATCAAACCATGATATTACCTCCATCGTACTGAAACTGAATCCGTCTACGGAATGGAGCGCCCGCACGCAAACCATACAAGTCCTTGGGCATGACCAAACTACAACGACCTTTAGTAATCTGGTGTCGGCTCAGTCCTATACGTTCGCCCCCGCTTCCGGAAATTTCGTAACGATTCCGGTAAATGCAACGGTTAAACGTCTGCAATTGAACATAACATCGAATTCCGGCGCCCCTGCGGGACAGATTGCGGAAATTGAAGTGTATGGCACCGCCGGCGAGAACCCGGACCTTACCATTACGGATATGTCCTGGACGCCGTCTTCTCCGAGCGAAAACGATGATATCACACTGCATGCCACGGTTAAAAACATTGGAAGCGCGGAAGCCGGCGCTACGACGGTCAATTTTTACCTGAATGACGCAAAAGCAGGCTCCTCGCCGTTAGGGCCGCTTGCAGCAGGAGCTTCCGCCACGGTCTCCCTGCAAACCGGAGCCCCAGCGGCTGCATCGTATACCCTCAGCGCCAAGGTCGACGAGGATGACAACATCATCGAGCTGAACGATGGGAACAACAGCTATTCCCATTCGTCCCCTTTGGTTATTGGCAGCGTGGAAAGCTCCGATTTGGTAGGAACGATACAGTGGACGCCAACCACGCCTATGACCGGCAATGCCGTAGCCTTTACCGTCAATCTTAAGAACCAAGGCAACAAAGCCACGGCTAGCGGCTCGCATGCGATTTCCGTTGCACTGAAGAATCCGGCCGGATCAACGATCCAGACCTTTAACGGTAGCTACCATGGTGCCCTTGCCGCAGGCGCATCCGCCACCGTCCAAATTCCCGGCACATGGACCGCTGCAAGCGGCAGCTATACATTAACAACCTCCGTGGCACCCGATGCTAACGAAGTACCGGTTAAACGGGAGAACAATGTCAGTCATGCCAACCTAACCGTGTACTCATCACGCGGTGCCAGCATGCCGTATACCCGCTATGATACCGATGACGCCATACGCGGCGGCGGCGCATTGCTAAAATCAGCGCCCACGTTCGATCAAGCGCTCACGGCATCGGAAGCATCCGGACAACGTTATGTTGCTCTCCCTACAAGCGGATCCAACCTGGAATGGACGGTTCGTGAAGGCGAAGGGGGCGCAGGCATCACCATGCGATATACGATGCCGGACTCATCGGACGGCATGGGATTAGACGGCTCGCTCGACGTCTATGTAAACGGTTCGAAGAAGAAGACGGTTCCATTAACGTCCTACTACAGCTGGCAGTATTTTTCCAGCGATCATCCGGCAGATGCGCCTGGAGGAGGACGTCCTCTATTCCGGTTCGATGAAGTACACTGGAAAATGGATACGGCGCTTCAGCCGGGAGACAAAATCCGTATTCAGAAGTCTAATGCGGATAACCTGGAATACGGCGTCGATTTCATCGAAATCGAGCCGGTAACTGCGGCTATCGCCCGTCCTGCCAACTCGGTCTCCGTCACGGATTTCGGTGCGATCCCCAACGACGGCCAAGATGACCTAACGGCATTTGAGGCTGCCGTGCAGGCAGCGACCTCATCAGGCAAAACCCTTTACATTCCTGAGGGGACGTTCCATTTGGGCAATATGTGGAAGATCGGCTCGGTCGGCAATATGATCAATGACATGAAGATTATGGGGGCAGGCATCTGGCACACCAACATCCAATTTACCAACCCGAATGCGGCTTCCGGCGGGATCTCGCTTCGAATCGGGGGCCAGCTGGATTTCAGCCATATCTATCTCAACTCGAATCTGCGGTCCCGATATAATCAGAATGCCATTTACAAAGGATTCATGGACAATTTCGGCACCAACTCCAAGATTCACAATGTGTGGGTGGAGCATTTCGAATGCGGATTCTGGGTTGGCGATTATGCCCATACGCCGGCCAAGATCGCAGAAGGGCTGGTCATAGAAAACAGCCGGATCCGCAACAACTTAGCGGATGGGGTTAATTTTGCGCAGGGGACCAGCCATTCGACGGTGCGCAACAGCAGCATTCGAAATAACGGCGACGATGGACTCGCTGTCTGGACGAGTAACGTGAACGGTGCACCAGCGGGTGTTAACAACACCTTCTCCTATAACACCATCGAAAACAACTGGCGCGCGGCGGCCATCGCTTTCTTTGGGGGAAGCGGTCACAAGGCCACTCACAATTTGATTGTAGACACCGTTGGCGGTTCCGGCATCCGAATGAACACGGTATTCCCTGGATATCATTTCCAGAATAATACCGGCATTCTGTTCTCCGATACCACCATCATTGGCAGTGGTACCAGTAAAGACTTGTACAACGGGGAGCGCGGGGCCATCGACCTTGAAGCATCGAATGATCCGATCCGCAATGTTACGTTTACCAACATCGATATTCTGAACACCCAGCGCAGTGCGGTACAGTTCGGTTATGGCGGCGGGTTTGAGAACATCGTGTTTAACCATATCCGTATAGACGGTACGGGACTTGACGGAGTAACGTCCTCGAGATTCTCGAGTCCGCATCCGGGTGCGGCGATCTACACGTACACGGGCAACGGGTCCGCAACATTCAACAATCTGACCATGCAAAATATCGCTCACCCTGATCTCTATTTCATCCAGAATGGTTTCCATTTAATTTTGAATGAAGCGATTGGGGATTAAACGATAAAAGGAGTGGGCCTGTGAGGCTCACTCCTTTGTCGTATACGATGTGGGATGAAGCACGTTAGCTTTGCTCCTTCTTATTTAACCGCCAACGTATTGATTATATAGCGATCTAGCCTTGGCGATATCCGATGTGCCATGCACCAGGGTTCTGCCGTCTTGAAATATAACCAAATGGTGCGGACTTGCCTGAAAAATGATCATATATGGGGTAACGGTAGCTTTTCCTTGAGGCAGGCTGTTCAATCGATCCGCCATCTCCTCCAGTTGAAGCTGCATGGGTCTGCCCGGCCGGATCTGCACGGTGTCCCTGCCGCACAGCACTTCGCTTTTATCGGCATGCTCAGCCGACAGATAAGGGTATGTCGGTTCCTCGCCGCATGTGGAGCAGTCCGATTTTTTCGCACGGTCTACTCCAAATTCCAACTGTTCGTTACGCCATAAATCAAAAGACAGCATCTTTTTCCTCAAGGCTTGGCGGTTTCCGGATAATAGCTTCAGCGCTTCCATCGTTTGATGGGCAGCGACCATCTGTACCGCTTGGGGGAGAATGCCGTTAATGTCGCAAGTGTCGCCGCCTAAAGGAATCATTCCAAGCAAACAGTTCAAACATGGGGTTTCTCCCGGTAAAAACGTATAACTCATCCCGGAGCTCCCGACACATCCCCCGTAAATCCACGGAATTCCATGCTTGAAACCGATGTCGTTCAAGATCAGCCGGGTTCCAAAATTATCGGTAGCGTCCATCATCAAGTCAACGCCTTGGCACAGCACCGACAATTCGTGGGCTCGTACATCCATAACGACACCTTCCACGCTGACGTCCGAGTTGATCTCGGATAACCGCTTGGCAGCAGCTACGGCCTTTGGCAGCCGGTTGATGGCATCCTGCTCGGTAAACAGCTGCTGACGCTGCAAATTGCTCCATTCCACGTAATCCCGGTCCACGATGGTCACGTGTCCGACGCCTGCGCGAACCAAGGTCTCCGACACGGCGCTTCCCAGCGCCCCTGCGCCTAGAACGAGCACGCGGCTGTTCCGGAGGCGAAGCTGTCCTTCCTTTCCCAATGGCGTGAACCGCTCTTGCCTGGAATACCGATCCTCTCTTTCCGCTTTAGCAGCCTCCTTGCCCTCCGAGGACTCCAAAGCAGTGTTCATTTGGTGTCCCTTGAGGATTGCCTTCCCCCTGTTATCATGTAGTCCAGACATGTATGTTTCCTCCCGATCCATTTCTCCGAACATGCTAATGAAGTTTGACTTTCATAAAATCTGACCAAAAGCTATTCATGATCAAAAATACCCATCCCGCTAAACAGGATGGGCGGTTTAACGAATTTCGCCTTAACACAATCGGGTATTCAGCGCCTTCTCAAGGATACTACGATGACGCAGTATCCAGGCAGCGCTCCGAGCTCTCCAGGCGATCCCCCATAACAGACCTTCCGTTTCCGGCGATACCTGCTGCTCAATGGCTTCTTCAGCCGTTTCCCGCACGACCACCTCTACGATCATATCCAACAAGTCCGTTCGAAGAGAAGGTTCGACGCCATAAGCGTCAACCAATAAACGGAGCTGCCTTGCACGGGCATTAGCATCCGGCAAGCCGACTCTTTCGGCAACATCATCATCGTGCAGCTGCGGAAAGAGCCAGCATACCCGGGCTAACTCAACAAGCGGCTGTACAGGTCCCGCGAATTCCCAGTCAATTAAAGCGTAAGGCATCCCGTCGCGGGTAACCATATTCCAAGGCGCAACATCACCATGGCTATATACAACCCCGGCATTGCCTAGTTCACGTAGAAACCACGGTTTCCATACTTCCTGGGGACCCGGCGAGAATGTAGCGGAAGCGTCATGAAGCTGACGTAATAATCGTCCTACAGCGACGATGGCTTCATCGCTCCAAGGTCCGGGATGAACAAATTCGCCCTCTACATAACTTAACGTCTCTTGACCTTCCTCATTCCAACCCGAGCCAATAATATCAGGCAGGGACGTAAACCCTGCTTGCTTCAAATGCCTTAATAAGGAGTGTACGGACGGGGTCCATTCCCCGCAAGGTCGATACACAACCTGACCTCGTCGTACAACCGACTTCTCGGCGGAGAGAATAAGGCCCTCTCCCTGTCCTGTTGGATTTTCCGAATTCATGAACTCGTCTCCCCTTCGGAAGGGAATAACACGGTTAATGGGGCTATGGAAGTGTATTCCCTTCATATATTGATGCCCCGATGGTCAAATCCATGTCTTCCATCAACATCTCCTCCGTTCATGTCAAGTTGCTTCTAGCATATCATAAAAAAGGATTCATCCATAGCAGGACCGAGAGCCGAAGAGGATCGAGTACGCCAAAAAGGATGACCAGCAGCGTGCTTCCGGTCATCCTTAAGGAGTAACGATTAAACTCGTTTAGATTCAGGTTCATCATCCAACTTGTGCGCTGGATTGTGATCCGTCAATGGGGTCAAGCGTTCTGGTTGGACCAATCTTCGACGTTCCAGATCTTCGTTACCCAATCTTCATAAAATTCAGGTTCGTGGGAAACCAACAGTATGGTGCCTTTGTATTCCTTCAAGGCACGTTTTAGTTCCTCCTTGGCCACAACGTCAAGATGGTTTGTCGGTTCGTCAAACAGAATCCAGTTGCTCTCGCGCATCAGAAGTTTACACAGACGGACTTTTGCCTGTTCGCCACCGCTAAGCGCCTTCATCGGACGGGTAATATGCTCGTTTTTGAGTCCGCAGCGAGCAAGGGCCGCACGAACCTCGTGCTGGTTCAAATGTGAGAATTCGTTCCACACGTCATCAATCGGCGTGATATTCCCCGGACGTACTTCCTGCTCGAAATAAGCGGGCACGAGAAAGTCCCCTTGATATGTCTTGCCCGAGAAGGCCGGGATTTTCCCTAAGATGGTCTTGAGCAGCGTTGATTTACCCACGCCATTACATCCGACAATGGCAATCTTCTCTCCGCGTTCGATCATGATGCTCAATTTGGGAAGCAATGGCCGATCGTAGCCAATCTCAAAATCAATGCCCTCAAATACCGTTTTACCGCTGGCGCGGGCTTCCTT
Proteins encoded:
- a CDS encoding thiamine diphosphokinase, with translation MKHTRVLIFTGGELSTGFLNEVQEGDFIIGADRGALFLIEHGIKPDLSVGDFDSISPEQMDRVHSMSGKVIDCDPIDKNLTDTELAFELAMERSPESIMILGATGTRLDHTLANIHMLIRGLQHHIPCSILDENNFITLTGSSCLVENKGFTYVSLLPLTTEVTGIYLEGFQYPLQDATLRLGQSLGVSNRLAEEKGTVRIEGGLLLIIQSKDR
- a CDS encoding ThiF family adenylyltransferase, translated to MNTALESSEGKEAAKAEREDRYSRQERFTPLGKEGQLRLRNSRVLVLGAGALGSAVSETLVRAGVGHVTIVDRDYVEWSNLQRQQLFTEQDAINRLPKAVAAAKRLSEINSDVSVEGVVMDVRAHELSVLCQGVDLMMDATDNFGTRLILNDIGFKHGIPWIYGGCVGSSGMSYTFLPGETPCLNCLLGMIPLGGDTCDINGILPQAVQMVAAHQTMEALKLLSGNRQALRKKMLSFDLWRNEQLEFGVDRAKKSDCSTCGEEPTYPYLSAEHADKSEVLCGRDTVQIRPGRPMQLQLEEMADRLNSLPQGKATVTPYMIIFQASPHHLVIFQDGRTLVHGTSDIAKARSLYNQYVGG
- a CDS encoding C40 family peptidase, with product MNRQNWIKKAVVISLSATLGVGALLTVAPPAPVEAASVSTGTRVVNFGKQYMGTPYKFGASTSTTRVFDCSSFMKHIFKKYGVNLPRTSAAQSKVGKAVSKSNLRAGDLVFFSSGSRANGRNVTHVAVYMGNNKILHTYGKPGVTISSLSGNWSKTYLKARRVL
- a CDS encoding alpha/beta hydrolase, with product MTNERLLKRTIVKEVIDSKFLQETRTLRIYLPPGYNEILSYPVVYCQDGEEFFNFGRIATWANQLILEEGVEPFIIVGVEVNTKVRTEEYAPFGNRFDAYLSCFAEEIIPFVEQKYPVRKEPAERVLAGDSLGGSVSVHLALRYPHLFTRIISLSGAYYEKTQNMIQEERDLSWLNIYMIVGLQEDNYATDTGVYNFVELNRSTKALLEERGATVSYLEKEGRHLWGFWQKELPAALMYFLG
- a CDS encoding low molecular weight protein-tyrosine-phosphatase, coding for MVSVLFVCLGNICRSPMAEAVLRHKIVQRGLQDQISVDSAGTGDWHIGSIPHEGTRKLLDSWRISYEGMVARKVVSEDLERFDYVIGMDDSNVTNIRKLAGGDQAEILKFMDLLPNEKLREVPDPYFTGNFDEVYRLIDAGCDILLDKIMEEKL
- a CDS encoding trimeric intracellular cation channel family protein; protein product: MHVFDVFSIIGTIAFAMSGAFVAMEEEYDILGVVVLGLVTAFGGGIIRNVLIGVPVTTLWGQGDLIMLAMISVFVAFVLPLGLIQHWKKTEALFDAIGLSAFAIQGALYATQMNHPLSAVIVAAVLTGSGGGMVRDLLAGRKPLVLRDEIYAVWAMSAGVAIGLGVATKTWQLLTLFVIVIVFRMLSVLYKWRLPRRSLHAAQSSAASGKEVRSG
- the pdhA gene encoding pyruvate dehydrogenase (acetyl-transferring) E1 component subunit alpha, encoding MTKVPYEVYTEEVGTLSVLSPDGKIVNKDLLPELSDDQLKEIMYRMVFTRTWDDRAVNLGRQGRLGFYAPVSGQEATMVGSEFALEKDDFICPGYRDMPQIVWHGLPLYQAFLYSRGHQHGGQIPEGVNVLMPQIIIGAQILHAMGIAMGYKLKKQKQVVITYTGDGGSSEGDFYEGLNYAGVYKLPVIFFVQNNGYAITTPFSKQTAALSIAHKAVAAGIKGVKVDGMDVLAVIKAVQDAAERGRNGEGATLIEAVTYRFRPHSLSDDATKYRTKEEEGEWNEKDPIARLAKYLEAKGLWTEEDTARVKEEAKAKVNEQIKKAEQTEKMTVPGLIDSMFEQTPKHLEEQKADFQ
- a CDS encoding response regulator transcription factor, with the protein product MDKVILIAADNQARIQTITEILEQAGYKVTDAANYSEVVAALQRAGADLLLIDSRLPGMNQFNLVERLAGRGEQLPIIVIGSDGSNEAIHALEAGAHDYIPNDRDERELLARIANLLRLFQTGRAEQEEIIRIGDLVIDPLSRNVIREEEPVELTHREYDLLLFLARRQGQVCTREDILKQVWDYDFHTGTNVVDVYILHLREKIDRGRKQKLLRTIRGAGYKLLSQKEIDASKKDRLP
- a CDS encoding discoidin domain-containing protein, with product MRNKLVGWPLVVIMLVSIVFTAAGPPAKASAAGGINLSIGKNVTASGQSQTYGPSNVNDGNPNSYWESTNHAFPQWIQVDLGTATSINEFVLKLPASWEPRTQTLSVQGSLNGTTFTNITGPADYAFDPAEGNSVTVSFDETSTRYVRLSVANNTTWPAAQLSEFEIYGPSVSPPTPPTGNNVASGKPITASSSTFTYVAAHANDNNVQTYWEGGSNPSTLTLDLESNHDITSIVLKLNPSTEWSARTQTIQVLGHDQTTTTFSNLVSAQSYTFAPASGNFVTIPVNATVKRLQLNITSNSGAPAGQIAEIEVYGTAGENPDLTITDMSWTPSSPSENDDITLHATVKNIGSAEAGATTVNFYLNDAKAGSSPLGPLAAGASATVSLQTGAPAAASYTLSAKVDEDDNIIELNDGNNSYSHSSPLVIGSVESSDLVGTIQWTPTTPMTGNAVAFTVNLKNQGNKATASGSHAISVALKNPAGSTIQTFNGSYHGALAAGASATVQIPGTWTAASGSYTLTTSVAPDANEVPVKRENNVSHANLTVYSSRGASMPYTRYDTDDAIRGGGALLKSAPTFDQALTASEASGQRYVALPTSGSNLEWTVREGEGGAGITMRYTMPDSSDGMGLDGSLDVYVNGSKKKTVPLTSYYSWQYFSSDHPADAPGGGRPLFRFDEVHWKMDTALQPGDKIRIQKSNADNLEYGVDFIEIEPVTAAIARPANSVSVTDFGAIPNDGQDDLTAFEAAVQAATSSGKTLYIPEGTFHLGNMWKIGSVGNMINDMKIMGAGIWHTNIQFTNPNAASGGISLRIGGQLDFSHIYLNSNLRSRYNQNAIYKGFMDNFGTNSKIHNVWVEHFECGFWVGDYAHTPAKIAEGLVIENSRIRNNLADGVNFAQGTSHSTVRNSSIRNNGDDGLAVWTSNVNGAPAGVNNTFSYNTIENNWRAAAIAFFGGSGHKATHNLIVDTVGGSGIRMNTVFPGYHFQNNTGILFSDTTIIGSGTSKDLYNGERGAIDLEASNDPIRNVTFTNIDILNTQRSAVQFGYGGGFENIVFNHIRIDGTGLDGVTSSRFSSPHPGAAIYTYTGNGSATFNNLTMQNIAHPDLYFIQNGFHLILNEAIGD